A window of Haliscomenobacter hydrossis DSM 1100 contains these coding sequences:
- a CDS encoding ATP-binding protein has protein sequence MKNSHILPTFILMVIGILFTTIGYGQSKTDAELYAIWKDKSKPDGDRIKAYFDRLNDWEMFENELDNKWFVASDKAIELALKLDKKEYLPLFYLASSYNYAMIQTDFARGCIEINKVIESAKVANASKFPVFIAYMISSSACQADIKEEDIINEFNKIKNTLSDSRKDITLLRELMFGLGEYYGTKNKYPKALAYLRESQRISEKLKLLDGSYTRNIEMLSIIHTNIGNYKESEKYVHKSLELAHQQKDTLLLGSSYITMSMLKLKSKDEVQAKVYVDSAMYFMKNIKKCEPCYNSAKIVSAGIKNLSGNYVEALTDLNEVEKFSKDNGGIKLEVDFFIAKANALMGLKRYDEAISTIKHSKDMQVSWFRTVSDQYDILVKAYEAKGDYKKALENYKLYVEVEDSLAVWRNGSEVTRLELKNQFTQQQLKSELDFQTQLNTQKSTRNWILFLGISALLLALGLYYRLRYTRKTQKLLQQKNEIIEAEKENAENSERAKHQFLANMSHEIRTPMNAIKGMTDILIRRNPNEDQKEYLNGIKQSSDSLLVIINDILDISKIEAGKVELEHEPFSVVELVNNVHTIMQFKAEEKGLGLLKDIPTENLTVQGDATRLRQILLNLIGNAIKFTEKGLVTTSVKSEQVGDKINVHFTVSDTGIGIDADRMGKIFESFEQAYSDTSRKFGGTGLGLSISKKLVELHNGKIWVESEKGKGSQFHFTIAYAIAQTAAGVPHAEDANAHVADALKGIRILLVEDNQFNAVVAQEELEDAIEGVQVELAENGLIAVEKLKSSTFDVILMDVQMPVMNGFEATKAIRALNNGKANIPIIAMTANVLKEEVDLCYQAGMNGFIGKPFDTNELMQKIFNLTNKNA, from the coding sequence ATGAAAAATTCACATATACTTCCAACATTTATTCTGATGGTTATCGGAATACTTTTTACCACCATTGGTTACGGGCAATCCAAAACGGATGCGGAGCTGTATGCCATCTGGAAAGATAAATCGAAACCGGATGGAGACAGGATAAAAGCATACTTTGACCGGCTTAACGATTGGGAAATGTTTGAAAATGAATTAGATAACAAGTGGTTTGTTGCGTCAGATAAAGCGATTGAATTGGCTTTAAAACTCGATAAGAAGGAGTATTTGCCATTATTTTATCTCGCTTCATCATATAATTATGCTATGATTCAAACTGACTTTGCCCGTGGCTGTATTGAAATCAACAAGGTAATAGAAAGTGCCAAGGTGGCAAATGCATCCAAATTTCCGGTTTTTATAGCATATATGATTTCATCTTCTGCATGCCAGGCAGATATTAAAGAGGAGGATATTATCAATGAATTCAATAAAATAAAAAACACTTTGTCAGATAGCCGTAAAGATATTACATTGCTACGGGAGTTAATGTTTGGTCTAGGAGAATACTATGGGACAAAGAACAAATATCCAAAAGCCTTGGCTTATCTCCGGGAAAGCCAACGTATATCTGAAAAATTAAAATTACTTGACGGGTCATACACACGAAACATTGAAATGCTTTCTATTATTCATACCAATATAGGTAATTACAAAGAATCAGAAAAGTACGTTCATAAAAGTTTGGAGTTGGCTCATCAACAAAAAGATACGCTTCTATTGGGTAGTTCATATATAACCATGTCAATGTTAAAATTAAAGTCAAAAGATGAGGTTCAGGCAAAAGTCTATGTGGATTCTGCTATGTACTTTATGAAAAATATTAAGAAATGTGAACCGTGTTACAATAGCGCAAAAATAGTAAGTGCTGGCATTAAGAATTTATCCGGCAACTATGTGGAAGCCTTAACAGATCTGAACGAAGTTGAAAAGTTTTCAAAAGATAATGGTGGTATAAAACTGGAAGTTGATTTTTTTATTGCAAAAGCCAATGCCTTGATGGGTTTGAAAAGATATGATGAAGCTATCAGCACAATCAAGCATTCAAAAGATATGCAAGTAAGCTGGTTTAGAACAGTATCAGATCAATACGACATTCTTGTCAAAGCATACGAAGCAAAAGGAGACTATAAAAAGGCATTAGAGAATTACAAACTATATGTAGAGGTAGAAGATTCATTGGCTGTATGGAGAAATGGCAGTGAAGTAACCCGTTTGGAACTGAAGAATCAATTTACCCAACAACAACTGAAATCTGAACTCGATTTTCAAACCCAATTGAACACACAAAAGTCCACCAGAAACTGGATTCTGTTTTTAGGTATTTCAGCCTTGTTGCTTGCTTTGGGATTGTATTACAGGCTTCGCTATACCCGAAAAACCCAGAAATTATTGCAACAAAAAAACGAGATCATCGAAGCCGAAAAGGAAAATGCCGAAAACAGCGAGCGCGCCAAACACCAATTCCTGGCCAACATGAGCCATGAGATCCGCACCCCTATGAATGCCATCAAGGGCATGACCGATATTTTAATCAGACGTAATCCCAATGAAGATCAAAAAGAATATTTGAATGGCATAAAACAATCTTCCGATTCCTTATTGGTCATCATCAATGATATTCTGGACATTTCAAAAATTGAAGCAGGAAAAGTAGAACTTGAACACGAACCTTTTTCTGTGGTTGAATTGGTGAACAATGTGCATACCATCATGCAGTTTAAAGCCGAAGAAAAGGGCTTGGGGCTTTTGAAAGATATTCCGACGGAAAACCTGACCGTTCAGGGCGATGCCACCCGCTTGCGCCAGATTCTCCTCAACCTGATCGGGAATGCCATTAAATTTACCGAAAAAGGATTGGTGACTACTTCCGTAAAATCGGAGCAGGTCGGAGACAAAATAAATGTACACTTCACCGTTTCTGATACGGGCATTGGCATTGATGCCGATAGAATGGGTAAAATATTTGAATCATTCGAGCAAGCGTACAGCGATACTTCCAGAAAGTTTGGTGGCACCGGTTTAGGATTGAGTATTTCCAAAAAACTAGTAGAACTGCACAACGGGAAAATTTGGGTGGAAAGTGAAAAAGGCAAAGGCAGTCAGTTTCATTTTACCATCGCTTACGCCATAGCCCAAACAGCCGCTGGGGTACCTCATGCGGAAGATGCAAATGCCCACGTGGCCGACGCGCTCAAGGGCATCCGCATCCTGCTGGTAGAAGACAATCAATTCAATGCAGTGGTAGCCCAGGAAGAATTGGAAGACGCCATTGAAGGGGTTCAAGTGGAGCTGGCTGAAAATGGATTAATTGCAGTGGAAAAACTAAAGTCATCTACATTTGATGTGATCCTCATGGATGTACAAATGCCGGTGATGAATGGATTTGAGGCCACCAAAGCGATTAGAGCTTTAAATAATGGTAAAGCAAACATTCCCATCATCGCCATGACCGCCAATGTACTCAAAGAGGAAGTCGATTTGTGCTATCAGGCCGGGATGAATGGTTTTATCGGAAAGCCCTTTGATACCAATGAACTAATGCAAAAGATTTTTAACTTAACAAATAAAAACGCATGA
- a CDS encoding response regulator, with translation MIKSNPKIFIVDDELLLSEMLTDYLKDQYEGFQIQSFSTGEACLQSLGEQPDVVVLDYYLNSKERDAANGIDILKQIKKRKRALPVIMLSSQESYGTAAQTIMYGAVHYVIKGQDAFKEIFELIKANV, from the coding sequence ATGATCAAAAGCAATCCAAAGATTTTCATCGTAGACGATGAGCTCTTGTTATCCGAAATGTTGACGGATTATTTAAAGGACCAATACGAGGGGTTCCAAATACAATCCTTTTCAACTGGGGAAGCCTGTTTACAAAGCCTGGGTGAACAACCAGATGTTGTCGTTTTGGATTATTATCTAAACTCAAAAGAAAGAGATGCAGCAAATGGGATCGATATCCTGAAGCAAATCAAAAAGCGCAAAAGAGCTTTACCCGTAATCATGCTGTCCAGTCAGGAAAGTTATGGAACCGCCGCACAAACCATTATGTATGGTGCTGTACACTACGTGATTAAGGGGCAAGATGCTTTCAAAGAGATTTTCGAACTGATTAAAGCCAATGTGTAA
- a CDS encoding Hpt domain-containing protein yields the protein MVDLSFLKKFTKEDPQKMKRYISLYLDVAPKTFEEMQRNLKAGDWEQLRINAHSLKPQTDFMGISSLKEELIKIEEAVKLGHYDVVEELFNASLAISTKSEESLREMLGEL from the coding sequence ATGGTCGACTTAAGCTTTTTAAAAAAATTCACCAAAGAAGATCCCCAAAAGATGAAGCGCTACATTTCCTTGTACCTGGATGTAGCGCCAAAGACCTTTGAGGAAATGCAGCGAAACCTCAAAGCTGGAGATTGGGAGCAACTGCGCATCAATGCACATTCCTTAAAACCGCAGACCGATTTTATGGGCATTAGTAGTTTAAAAGAAGAACTCATCAAAATAGAAGAAGCGGTAAAATTGGGACACTACGATGTTGTTGAAGAACTATTCAATGCATCGCTGGCAATTTCTACCAAGTCGGAGGAATCGCTTAGAGAGATGTTGGGGGAGTTGTAA
- the bioA gene encoding adenosylmethionine--8-amino-7-oxononanoate transaminase: MPPQTNWITRDRAHIWHPYTQMKTADAPIAIVAGKGAELYDETGKVYIDAVASWWTNIHGHAHPYMAEKLAEQARKLEHVIFAGFTHPSAIELAERLLPLLPAGQSKVFFSDNGSTAVEVGIKMAIQYFYNQGIARKKIIAFDLAYHGDTFGTMSVGGDLSFYHAFQDFLYQVERIPTPIPGQEAACLQALEAHLQKGDVAAFVFEPLVLGAGGMLMYPPDVLDQLMALCKKHGALCIADEVMTGFGRTGKLFATLHCQEKPDIIALSKGLTGGMLPMALTTCTEAVYQAFYSDDKMKALFHGHSFTGNPLGCAVALASLDLLLAEETQRNIQRIVQRQADFMAKIKGHPLLEDCRQTGTILALEFKTDKQSGYFNNLRDRLYRFFLQRGLILRPLGNVVYVLPPYCITDPQLDQVYGAIEAALMGI; encoded by the coding sequence ATGCCTCCACAAACCAACTGGATCACCCGCGACCGTGCCCACATCTGGCACCCCTACACCCAAATGAAAACCGCCGATGCCCCGATCGCCATCGTAGCGGGCAAAGGTGCCGAACTCTACGACGAAACCGGCAAGGTCTACATCGACGCAGTAGCTTCCTGGTGGACCAATATCCACGGCCACGCCCATCCCTATATGGCCGAAAAGCTGGCGGAGCAAGCCCGGAAACTCGAACACGTCATCTTTGCAGGTTTCACCCACCCTAGCGCGATTGAGCTGGCCGAACGTTTGCTGCCATTGCTGCCAGCCGGCCAAAGCAAGGTTTTTTTCTCCGACAATGGCTCTACTGCCGTTGAAGTAGGCATTAAAATGGCCATTCAATATTTTTACAACCAAGGCATTGCCCGCAAAAAGATCATCGCTTTTGATTTGGCTTACCACGGCGACACCTTTGGCACCATGTCCGTGGGTGGCGATTTGTCCTTTTACCATGCCTTCCAGGATTTTTTGTACCAGGTAGAAAGGATTCCGACTCCAATACCCGGTCAGGAAGCCGCCTGTCTGCAAGCTCTCGAAGCCCATTTGCAAAAAGGCGACGTAGCCGCTTTTGTGTTTGAGCCGCTGGTTTTGGGGGCGGGAGGAATGCTGATGTACCCGCCTGATGTATTGGACCAATTGATGGCCTTGTGTAAAAAACACGGTGCATTGTGCATCGCCGATGAGGTAATGACGGGTTTTGGCCGCACCGGAAAACTGTTTGCCACCCTCCATTGCCAGGAAAAACCCGACATCATTGCCCTTTCAAAAGGATTAACGGGTGGTATGTTGCCGATGGCCCTGACGACTTGCACCGAAGCCGTGTACCAGGCTTTTTATTCCGACGACAAAATGAAGGCCCTGTTTCATGGTCATTCCTTTACGGGTAATCCCCTGGGTTGTGCGGTGGCACTGGCAAGTTTGGACCTTTTACTTGCCGAGGAAACCCAACGAAACATTCAACGAATCGTCCAACGGCAAGCGGATTTTATGGCCAAAATCAAGGGTCATCCGCTGCTTGAGGATTGCCGCCAAACCGGAACCATTCTGGCGCTAGAATTTAAGACCGACAAGCAAAGTGGATATTTTAACAATTTAAGAGACCGTTTGTACCGTTTTTTCCTCCAGCGTGGCTTAATTTTGCGCCCGCTAGGAAACGTGGTGTACGTTCTGCCGCCTTATTGCATCACTGATCCACAGTTGGATCAAGTGTATGGGGCGATCGAAGCAGCACTCATGGGGATTTAA
- a CDS encoding beta-ketoacyl synthase N-terminal-like domain-containing protein — MMGKNKIGITGWGSISALGFDPWSSYQEQERHYLVQDAYGHWMGRLPIAAESRIIKLCSSDKHYFQVDRTVLLAITAAEQAVARAGWPAGPGLGIQIGSSRGATNTWEHYHQQWEGGIEGGLSPMTSPLTTLGNLSSWVGYHLRSGDMVAEHSVTCSTALHAILSGVTWLESGRVNRYLAGGTEAPLTPFTIAQMKALRIMAGVEDYDYPVRSLDLNKTANSMALGEGAACFCLEKDPAEALAWIEGIGFSTEWGGTPTNVTKDAQGLQRAMRMAWEEAGCPQVDVVVTHAPGTKQGDATEMQAIQAVFGENLPLVTNNKWKIGHTLGASGGLSLEFALLMLIHGQFIGIPYLAAAKAENRAPETILVNAQGFGGNSVSILLRKGNK, encoded by the coding sequence ATGATGGGAAAAAATAAAATCGGCATAACGGGTTGGGGCAGTATTTCGGCCTTGGGCTTTGACCCTTGGAGCAGCTATCAGGAACAGGAACGGCATTACCTGGTGCAGGACGCCTACGGGCATTGGATGGGCCGCTTGCCCATTGCCGCTGAATCCAGGATCATCAAGCTCTGTTCCAGCGACAAGCACTACTTTCAAGTAGATCGTACGGTGCTGCTGGCCATTACGGCGGCAGAACAGGCTGTTGCGCGGGCGGGTTGGCCAGCTGGACCAGGGCTGGGAATTCAAATTGGCTCATCCCGCGGTGCCACCAATACCTGGGAACATTACCACCAGCAATGGGAAGGGGGCATCGAAGGCGGACTTTCGCCGATGACTTCACCTTTGACTACGCTCGGCAATTTGTCTTCCTGGGTGGGGTATCACTTGCGCTCGGGCGACATGGTGGCCGAACATTCGGTGACTTGTAGCACGGCTTTGCACGCCATCCTCAGTGGGGTAACCTGGCTGGAAAGTGGCCGGGTAAACCGCTATTTGGCCGGGGGAACCGAAGCGCCACTTACGCCGTTTACCATCGCCCAAATGAAAGCCCTGCGGATCATGGCAGGGGTAGAAGATTACGATTACCCGGTGCGGTCTTTGGACCTGAATAAAACGGCCAACAGTATGGCCCTCGGTGAAGGTGCGGCCTGTTTTTGTCTGGAAAAAGACCCCGCTGAAGCCCTGGCCTGGATTGAAGGTATCGGGTTTTCTACCGAATGGGGAGGCACGCCCACCAATGTCACCAAAGACGCCCAAGGATTACAAAGAGCAATGCGCATGGCCTGGGAAGAAGCGGGCTGCCCTCAGGTGGATGTGGTGGTAACGCATGCGCCCGGTACCAAGCAGGGTGATGCTACAGAAATGCAGGCCATTCAAGCAGTTTTTGGAGAAAACCTGCCCTTGGTGACCAACAACAAATGGAAAATCGGCCATACTTTGGGGGCATCCGGAGGCTTGAGTTTGGAATTCGCCTTGTTGATGCTAATTCATGGTCAATTTATTGGAATTCCCTATCTTGCCGCCGCTAAAGCAGAAAACCGCGCTCCCGAAACTATCCTGGTCAATGCCCAGGGATTTGGCGGAAATTCGGTCAGTATTTTGCTGCGCAAAGGGAACAAGTAA
- the bioB gene encoding biotin synthase BioB: MAETQKHWTLEEILEVYHTPLLELVFQAATVHRQHHNPREVQISTLVSVKTGGCPEDCGYCPQAARYHTGVENEPMMSVDSVRSAALQAQAIGASRLCMGAAWRSVKDDADFDHVIDLVKTVRELDMEVCCTLGMLNEHQAQRLANAGLYAYNHNLDTSEEYYDDIISTRSYDDRLKTLSNVRKANLTVCSGGIIGMGESVEDRCKMLLTLSQLNPIPESIPINALVAVEGTPMENIEPIPMWDIIRMVATTRIIMPQTTVRLSAGRTEMSQEGQALCFMAGAGSIFAGEKLLTTPNPDAYEDMDMFNALGLLPKRPFADGFVPEIVEEEIVAGEETKWSRPGHRIEANVQYAELGKEKRKAEKV, translated from the coding sequence ATGGCTGAAACACAAAAGCACTGGACTTTAGAAGAAATCCTTGAAGTATACCATACCCCCTTGTTGGAGCTTGTTTTTCAGGCTGCAACCGTACACCGCCAGCACCACAACCCACGTGAGGTACAGATCAGCACCTTGGTTTCGGTAAAAACTGGCGGTTGCCCCGAAGATTGTGGCTACTGCCCCCAGGCGGCACGTTATCATACGGGTGTAGAAAACGAACCCATGATGAGTGTGGACTCCGTGCGTTCTGCTGCTTTGCAAGCCCAGGCCATCGGTGCTTCTCGCCTTTGTATGGGCGCAGCTTGGCGCTCGGTGAAAGACGACGCCGATTTTGATCACGTGATTGATCTGGTAAAAACCGTACGCGAACTGGACATGGAAGTGTGCTGCACCCTCGGTATGCTCAATGAGCACCAGGCCCAACGTCTGGCCAATGCCGGTTTGTACGCGTACAACCACAACTTGGATACTTCCGAAGAATATTACGACGACATCATCTCTACCCGTAGCTACGACGACCGCCTAAAAACCCTTTCGAATGTGCGCAAAGCCAACCTGACAGTTTGTTCTGGCGGCATCATCGGTATGGGCGAATCGGTAGAAGACCGCTGCAAGATGTTGCTCACCTTGTCGCAATTGAACCCCATCCCGGAGTCTATCCCCATCAATGCTCTCGTTGCAGTAGAAGGCACTCCCATGGAAAACATCGAGCCTATCCCGATGTGGGACATCATTCGGATGGTGGCTACCACCCGCATCATCATGCCTCAAACTACGGTGCGCCTGTCAGCAGGTCGTACCGAAATGAGTCAAGAAGGCCAGGCACTCTGCTTCATGGCCGGTGCAGGGTCAATTTTTGCGGGTGAAAAACTGCTCACCACGCCCAACCCCGATGCCTACGAGGACATGGACATGTTCAATGCCCTGGGCCTGTTGCCCAAACGCCCATTCGCCGATGGGTTTGTGCCTGAAATTGTGGAGGAAGAGATCGTAGCAGGTGAAGAAACCAAATGGTCACGCCCCGGTCACCGCATTGAGGCCAATGTGCAGTACGCGGAATTGGGTAAAGAAAAACGCAAAGCGGAAAAAGTATAA
- the tpiA gene encoding triose-phosphate isomerase: MKTRQQIVAGNWKMNKNYGEGRELAMEIVERLKPSNTQVVLCAPYIHLQLVKNIIKDVASLYLGAQNCHQEDKGAYTGEISVDMLKSVGVSYVILGHSERREYFGESDELLAKKTDKVLAAGLLPIFCCGESLDIRDAGTHVAHVQAQIKAGLFHLSPEEFQKVVIAYEPIWAIGTGRTASPEQAQDMHAAIRALLTDQYGAEIADATTILYGGSVNGGNAAVLFSQPDVDGGLVGGASLKAEEFITIVEATKK; the protein is encoded by the coding sequence ATGAAAACACGTCAACAAATCGTTGCTGGCAACTGGAAAATGAACAAAAACTACGGCGAAGGCCGTGAGTTGGCCATGGAAATTGTGGAGCGCCTGAAGCCGTCCAACACCCAGGTGGTGCTGTGTGCGCCTTACATCCACCTGCAATTGGTAAAAAACATCATCAAGGATGTGGCCAGCTTGTACCTGGGCGCGCAAAATTGCCACCAGGAAGACAAGGGCGCCTACACCGGTGAAATTTCAGTAGATATGCTCAAGTCGGTTGGGGTAAGCTACGTGATTCTGGGCCACTCCGAGCGCCGCGAGTATTTTGGCGAATCCGATGAGCTACTGGCCAAAAAGACGGATAAGGTGTTGGCCGCTGGCTTACTACCCATTTTTTGTTGTGGAGAAAGCCTCGACATTCGTGATGCGGGTACCCATGTAGCTCATGTTCAAGCCCAGATCAAAGCGGGTTTGTTTCACCTGAGCCCGGAAGAATTCCAAAAAGTGGTCATTGCGTATGAGCCGATTTGGGCCATTGGCACGGGTCGCACGGCTTCTCCTGAGCAGGCGCAAGACATGCACGCAGCCATTCGCGCACTTTTGACCGATCAATACGGCGCGGAAATTGCCGATGCTACCACCATTCTGTATGGCGGCAGTGTCAACGGCGGCAACGCGGCGGTACTTTTTTCACAGCCCGATGTTGATGGTGGTCTGGTAGGTGGTGCTTCGCTGAAAGCGGAGGAATTCATTACGATTGTGGAAGCGACGAAGAAATAA
- a CDS encoding copper resistance protein NlpE N-terminal domain-containing protein translates to MKSILILLSFVCWTFLSNPVTNLSNEPDTAFELQASTPGDSLIKTMLNIDQSFPVDFIRWHLLMQPESQTFDLSINYGINQPNTLGFTAAGQKQSIQGSYQVRSGPHGEVYQLKSETAKVAFSFLQLNEDLYHLLDADQQLMLGNGGWSYSLNRKTPSHQKSPLPALAAATLSKSTPYVAVFDGRTPCSELAAEYAIPVSTECIKLKWRLTLYRDSTSKQPTTYTLTRIFRRAQAITGKWSINQKGEATIYQLHPDEKRDEALQFLVGDENVLFFLDKKQQLLVGDENFSFALNKKLK, encoded by the coding sequence ATGAAATCAATACTGATCCTTCTATCCTTTGTATGTTGGACATTTTTGTCAAACCCTGTGACCAATCTGAGCAATGAGCCCGATACCGCTTTTGAACTACAAGCCAGCACCCCCGGTGATTCACTGATCAAAACGATGTTGAATATCGACCAGAGCTTCCCCGTTGATTTTATCCGCTGGCATTTACTCATGCAGCCTGAAAGCCAAACTTTCGATTTGAGTATCAACTATGGCATAAACCAGCCTAATACCTTAGGTTTTACCGCAGCAGGCCAAAAGCAATCCATTCAAGGAAGTTACCAGGTGCGCAGCGGTCCGCATGGTGAGGTTTATCAATTGAAATCTGAAACAGCAAAGGTGGCCTTTTCTTTCCTCCAGCTCAACGAGGATTTGTACCACTTGCTGGATGCTGATCAACAGTTGATGTTGGGCAATGGCGGCTGGAGTTATTCCCTGAATCGCAAAACACCGAGCCATCAAAAATCTCCGCTACCTGCATTGGCCGCCGCTACCTTGTCCAAATCGACTCCATATGTGGCCGTTTTTGATGGAAGAACGCCCTGTTCGGAACTAGCCGCAGAATATGCCATTCCCGTTAGCACTGAATGTATCAAGTTGAAATGGAGGCTTACCTTGTACCGCGATTCGACGAGTAAGCAACCGACGACTTATACCCTGACCCGGATCTTCCGGCGGGCCCAAGCCATTACTGGCAAATGGTCAATCAATCAAAAAGGTGAAGCAACAATTTACCAACTCCATCCCGACGAAAAAAGAGATGAAGCCCTGCAATTTTTGGTAGGCGATGAAAATGTGTTGTTCTTTCTGGACAAAAAGCAACAGCTCTTGGTGGGCGATGAAAATTTCAGCTTTGCTTTGAATAAAAAATTGAAATGA
- a CDS encoding SPOR domain-containing protein has product MGTFAYVIGLIVFILLIGAVSSGPDRRRRGHNSDYRRGHRRGDRRRRYDDDDYYYDDRDDYYDDDRRSYRRRDRHYDQDHDYTGMFIGLGIILLVGFGIYQFNAQGSSSKPKSAKIIMQQDNPDVNQNSSNNEELGYSGDDYPNHIYDDDTQDYDEDVGPAEEDIPDEYVADEQTTTSTVVPENFYAQTDAFGSLDNAVAAKQDWIEKGYLAKIVYFKEGDGLYHLLIGGYPSKRAAKSFMGKKYEQIYELVEGQYYKVD; this is encoded by the coding sequence ATGGGCACTTTTGCATATGTAATTGGTCTCATTGTATTCATTCTGCTGATTGGCGCGGTTTCCAGTGGCCCCGACCGTCGGCGCAGAGGCCACAATTCTGATTACAGACGAGGACACCGCCGTGGCGATCGCCGCAGAAGGTATGATGACGATGACTACTACTACGATGACCGCGATGACTACTATGATGATGACCGCCGCAGTTACCGTCGACGGGATCGGCACTATGATCAAGACCATGACTATACCGGAATGTTCATTGGGCTCGGCATTATCTTGCTGGTTGGCTTTGGCATTTATCAGTTCAATGCTCAGGGCAGTTCAAGCAAACCCAAATCTGCCAAAATCATCATGCAGCAGGATAACCCTGATGTAAACCAGAATTCCTCCAACAACGAGGAATTGGGCTACAGCGGGGATGATTACCCCAATCATATTTACGATGATGACACCCAGGACTATGACGAAGATGTTGGGCCCGCCGAGGAGGACATACCCGACGAATACGTAGCCGATGAACAGACCACCACGAGCACGGTCGTACCAGAAAATTTTTATGCTCAGACGGATGCCTTTGGAAGCTTGGATAACGCCGTCGCTGCCAAGCAGGACTGGATTGAGAAAGGATACCTGGCCAAAATAGTTTACTTCAAAGAAGGAGATGGTTTGTACCACCTTTTGATTGGTGGTTATCCGTCCAAACGCGCCGCGAAGTCGTTTATGGGCAAAAAATACGAACAAATTTATGAGCTAGTTGAAGGTCAATATTACAAAGTGGACTAA